A single region of the Scyliorhinus canicula unplaced genomic scaffold, sScyCan1.1, whole genome shotgun sequence genome encodes:
- the LOC119960921 gene encoding zinc finger protein 774-like — MEKLWKCGEVFTFPSQLVTHRRTHSGDRPFTCSVCEKGFTRSSNLAIHQRVHTGERPFTCSVCGKGFARSTHLALHKRVHTGERPFTCSVCGKGFINSSNLVSHQRIHTGEKPFSCTDCGMSFRLSSTLQKHQRVHTGEKPFSCTDCGKSFRHSSSFIVHQRIHRGERPFTCSLCGRGFTQSSNLALHQRVHSGERPFTCSECGKGFTDSCQLLRHEQVHTGERPFTCSECGKGFTDSSQLLRHERVHTGERPFTCPECGKGFIDSSQLLKHQRRHK; from the coding sequence atggagaaactgtggaaatgtggggaGGTATTCACTTTCCCCTCCCAGCTGGTAACTCATCGACGCACTCACAGTGGGGacagaccgttcacctgctccgtgtgtgagaagggattcactcggtcatcaaaCTTAGCAATACACCAGcgggttcatactggggagaggccattcacctgctctgtgtgtgggaagggatttgctcgGTCAACACACTTAGCATTACACAAGcgggttcacacaggggagaggccattcacctgctctgtgtgtgggaagggattcattaactCATCCAACCTAgtgtcacaccagcgaattcacactggggagaaaccattcagctgcactgactgtggaatgAGCTTTAGgctttcatccaccctgcagaaacaccagcgagttcacactggggagaaaccattcagctgcactgactgtggaaagagcttcaggCATTCTAGCAGCTTCATcgtacaccagcgaattcacagagGGGagcgaccattcacctgctctttgtgtgggaggggattcactcagtcatctaacCTAGCattacaccagcgggttcacagtggggagaggccgttcacctgctccgagtgtgggaagggattcactgattcaTGCCAGTTGCTGAGACATgaacaagttcacactggggaaaggccattcacctgctccgagtgtgggaagggattcactgattcatcccaactgctgagacatgaacgggttcacactggggagaggccgttcacctgccccgagtgtgggaaggggttcattgattcatcccaattgctgaaacaccagcgacgTCACAAGTGA